One window from the genome of Pelobates fuscus isolate aPelFus1 chromosome 13, aPelFus1.pri, whole genome shotgun sequence encodes:
- the TBPL2 gene encoding TATA box-binding protein-like 2 — protein MDGESSLERYLDQCDAEDVSPSTPNIYTPTAFDDLQPVPGTSYSSLLDQSKELSSDFSFVDLSFLPDDLNQDHEEKNEHNDQQYPTQSAEQDSGICLNESGLSQPYTPSDCRAHSQDASNLCHMPITPMTPITPKTPIAEISGIVPQLQNIVSTVNLSCKLDLKKIALHARNAEYNPKRFAAVIMRIREPRTTALIFSSGKMVCTGAKSEEQSRLAARKYARIVQKLGFPARFLDFKIQNMVGSCDVKFPIRLEGLVLTHQQFSSYEPELFPGLIYRMVKPRIVLLIFVSGKVVLTGAKERSEIYEAFENIYPILKSFKKTT, from the exons ATGGATGGAGAATCCTCTCTGGAGAGATATTTAGACCAATGTGACGCTGAG gaTGTCAGTCCATCAACTCCCAACATATACACCCCCACTGCATTTGATGATTTGCAGCCGGTTCCTGGAACGTCCTATTCCTCGTTGCTTGATCAGTCAAAAGAGCTTTCCTCTGACTTTTCGTTTGTAGACCTGAGCTTTCTCCCTGATGACTTGAATCAAGACCACGAAGAGAAGAATGAACATAACGACCAGCAATACCCAACGCAATCTGCAGAGCAGGACAGTGGAATCTGCTTAAATGAATCTGGACTGTCCCAGCCGTACACCCCTTCCGATTGCAGAGCTCATTCACAAGATGCTTCAAACTTGTGTCATATGCCGATTACGCCCATGACCCCAATTACTCCAAAGACCCCAATTGCTGAAATATCTGGCATAGTCCCTCAGCTGCA AAATATTGTGTCTACGGTGAATCTATCATGTAAACTAGATTTGAAGAAAATTGCCCTGCATGCCAGGAATGCAGAATATAATCCAAAG AGATTTGCTGCAGTAATAATGAGAATTCGAGAACCAAGGACAACGGCACTTATTTTTAGCTCTGGAAAAATGGTCTGCACAGGGGCAAAGAG TGAAGAACAGTCCCGGCTGGCAGCGAGGAAGTATGCCAGAATTGTACAGAAACTGGGATTTCCAGCCAGGTTTCTTGACTTTAAAATCCAGAATATGGTGGGAAGCTGTGATGTAAAGTTCCCAATCCGACTTGAAGGTTTGGTATTGACTCATCAGCAGTTTAGCAG TTATGAACCTGAACttttccctggccttatctataGGATGGTGAAACCAAGGATTGTGCTGCTTATTTTTGTCTCTGGGAAAGTTGTATTAACTG GTGCCAAGGAACGTTCTGAAATTTACGAGGCATTTGAAAATATATATCCAATTCTTAAAAGTTTTAAGAAAACAACATAA